The Streptomyces sp. NBC_01353 genome contains a region encoding:
- a CDS encoding response regulator transcription factor has protein sequence MIRVLLADDETMIRAGVKAILAADPGIEVVAEAADGREAVELARRHLPDVILLDIRMPRLDGLGAAEELRRAVPEAAVVMLTTFSEDEYIAQALGSGAAGFLLKSGDPRELLAGVRAVADGAAFLSPEVTRRVIAHLPTGRLSRAAEARERLEALTGREREVVSLVGAGLSNGEIASRLYVVEGTVKAHVSAVLARLGLKNRVQLAILAYEAGLVDLLDGRDH, from the coding sequence ATGATCAGGGTGCTGCTCGCGGACGACGAGACGATGATCCGGGCCGGAGTCAAGGCGATCCTCGCCGCCGACCCGGGGATCGAGGTGGTCGCGGAGGCGGCCGACGGGCGCGAGGCCGTCGAACTCGCCCGCCGTCATCTGCCCGACGTGATCCTCCTCGACATCCGGATGCCGAGGCTCGACGGCCTCGGGGCGGCGGAGGAGCTGCGCCGCGCGGTGCCGGAGGCGGCGGTCGTGATGCTGACGACGTTCTCCGAGGACGAGTACATCGCCCAGGCCCTCGGCTCGGGCGCGGCCGGCTTCCTGCTGAAGTCCGGCGACCCGAGGGAACTGCTCGCGGGGGTACGGGCGGTGGCCGACGGAGCCGCGTTCCTCTCCCCGGAGGTCACCCGCCGGGTCATCGCCCATCTGCCGACCGGCCGGCTCTCCCGCGCGGCGGAGGCCCGGGAGCGTCTGGAGGCGCTGACCGGACGGGAGCGGGAGGTCGTGTCGCTGGTGGGCGCCGGACTGTCGAACGGGGAGATCGCTTCCCGGCTGTACGTCGTGGAGGGCACCGTGAAGGCCCACGTGAGCGCGGTCCTGGCCCGCCTCGGCCTGAAGAACCGGGTACAGCTGGCGATCCTGGCGTACGAGGCGGGGTTGGTGGATCTCCTGGACGGTCGGGACCACTGA
- a CDS encoding histidine kinase, giving the protein MRRERLRDLLLDLGLWGLLGTPVLLRLDPNDGGSWGQVVVGVVVLGVAVACCRALPLVSLALAVALSLATSPELFTAPYALALVVLGYLAGRRQQHTRAALALFAVVAVLGFALVPLSDGNVSQGFTVVLVLALAIVAPWLTGRYVRQYARLVRAGWELAARMEREQAAVADRERLRERSRIAGDMHDSLGHDLALIALRAAALEVDPGLGARQQAAAGELRVAAADATARLRDIIGVLGADEEDGPGAAPTAPVGETVEEVVERASASGLRVELTVTGPAGETPPMVDRAVHRLVVESLTNAAKHAPGAPVRVALERADGTLTVSVTNGPGTGAAGGLRIRTGTAGGVSGRTRTQQADGPSSRGQAARASGVAGGVTGRPARPDPARPGSGGTGLVGLDERVRLAGGRLSHGPDGAGGFAVRAVLPLEPGAAAAAPGASTGSTGAAAAAQPAAPAAPTSVRERDLARREVRRGLGQAIWIPLTLVAALGLVMLLFGLWTQSRSFLDRDDYVLLRVGDPLSADAERLPPHPLDGPPADAPPEPPGMDRCLYYRATMTAAVPVYRLCFVGGRLADKALVG; this is encoded by the coding sequence ATGCGTCGTGAACGACTTCGGGATCTTCTGCTCGACCTGGGCCTCTGGGGGCTCCTCGGCACCCCCGTGCTGCTGCGGCTCGACCCCAACGACGGCGGCTCCTGGGGGCAGGTCGTCGTGGGGGTCGTCGTGCTCGGCGTGGCCGTGGCGTGCTGTCGGGCGCTGCCGCTGGTCTCGCTCGCCCTCGCCGTCGCGCTGAGCCTCGCCACCTCCCCCGAGCTGTTCACCGCGCCGTACGCCCTCGCGCTCGTCGTCCTCGGCTATCTCGCCGGACGTCGGCAGCAGCACACCCGGGCCGCGCTGGCGCTGTTCGCCGTGGTCGCGGTGCTCGGCTTCGCGCTTGTCCCGCTCTCGGACGGAAACGTCTCCCAGGGGTTCACCGTCGTCCTGGTCCTCGCCCTGGCGATCGTCGCGCCCTGGCTGACGGGCCGGTACGTACGCCAGTACGCCCGGCTCGTCCGGGCCGGCTGGGAGCTGGCCGCGCGCATGGAGCGCGAGCAGGCCGCCGTCGCCGACCGGGAGCGGCTGCGCGAACGCTCCCGGATCGCGGGCGACATGCACGACTCGCTCGGCCACGACCTCGCGCTGATCGCGCTGCGCGCCGCCGCGCTGGAGGTCGATCCGGGGCTCGGCGCCCGGCAGCAGGCCGCGGCCGGGGAGCTGCGCGTCGCGGCCGCCGACGCGACGGCCCGGCTGCGGGACATCATCGGTGTCCTCGGGGCGGACGAGGAGGACGGGCCGGGCGCCGCCCCGACGGCCCCGGTCGGAGAGACGGTCGAGGAGGTCGTGGAGCGGGCGAGCGCGTCCGGGCTGCGGGTGGAGCTGACGGTGACCGGTCCCGCCGGTGAGACACCGCCGATGGTCGACCGTGCGGTCCACCGGCTGGTGGTGGAGTCCCTCACCAACGCGGCCAAGCACGCACCGGGTGCCCCGGTCCGGGTCGCACTGGAGCGCGCGGACGGCACGTTGACGGTGTCGGTGACCAACGGCCCCGGCACCGGGGCGGCCGGCGGCCTGCGGATCCGTACGGGCACGGCCGGCGGCGTGTCGGGCCGTACGCGTACGCAGCAGGCCGACGGCCCGTCGAGCCGTGGGCAGGCCGCGCGGGCGAGTGGCGTAGCCGGTGGCGTCACCGGCCGCCCCGCCCGACCCGACCCCGCCCGACCCGGCTCGGGCGGCACCGGACTCGTCGGACTCGACGAGCGCGTGCGGCTGGCCGGGGGGCGGCTGAGTCACGGTCCGGACGGGGCGGGCGGGTTCGCCGTGCGGGCGGTGCTGCCGCTGGAGCCCGGTGCCGCGGCGGCGGCACCCGGTGCAAGCACCGGCTCCACCGGAGCGGCTGCCGCCGCGCAGCCTGCTGCCCCCGCCGCGCCCACCTCCGTACGGGAACGGGACCTGGCCCGGCGGGAGGTACGGCGCGGGCTCGGGCAGGCGATCTGGATCCCGCTCACGCTGGTCGCCGCGCTCGGTCTCGTGATGCTGCTCTTCGGGCTGTGGACGCAGTCCCGGTCCTTCCTGGACCGGGACGACTACGTCTTGCTGCGCGTCGGCGATCCGCTCTCCGCCGACGCCGAACGTCTGCCGCCGCACCCGCTGGACGGACCGCCCGCCGACGCCCCGCCGGAGCCGCCCGGCATGGACCGGTGTCTGTACTACCGGGCGACGATGACGGCCGCCGTACCCGTCTACCGCCTGTGTTTTGTCGGCGGGCGGCTCGCGGACAAGGCACTCGTGGGATGA
- a CDS encoding alginate lyase family protein: MRLKALVPALATALAAAVAVTLAPTAAAGPEQAPTAPAAAPAGAAAPATFTHPGVVVSRPQLDFVRAKVQAGAQPWKAAYDQMAASPYASLTRAPKPRAIVECGSSSNPNYGCTDERQDAVAAYTQALAWYITRDDRHARKAIEIMDAWSAVIKDHTNSNAPLQTGWAGSSWPRAAEIIKHTYTGGWANSGRFATMLRTVYLPEIINGAATKNGNWELIMTEAALGIAVHLEDRAAYDKAVKTYLGRVPAYIYLSTDGATPKPPPNSSIDTRDEIVKYWQGQSTFADGLSQETCRDFGHTGWGLAAAVHTAETSRIQGADLYPQVSERLRHALGFHTKYENGTAIPSWLCGGTVKPGLGRVTEVGFNALSGRMGISMTNTQIYTEGHRPSGTDNYFVSWETLTHAGNPN, encoded by the coding sequence ATGCGCCTCAAAGCCCTGGTCCCCGCCCTCGCCACCGCCCTGGCGGCGGCCGTCGCCGTCACACTGGCGCCGACGGCCGCCGCCGGACCCGAACAGGCCCCAACGGCCCCTGCGGCCGCCCCCGCCGGGGCCGCCGCCCCCGCGACCTTCACCCACCCCGGCGTCGTCGTGAGCCGGCCGCAGCTCGACTTCGTACGGGCGAAGGTGCAGGCGGGCGCGCAGCCCTGGAAGGCCGCCTACGACCAGATGGCGGCGAGCCCCTACGCCTCCCTGACGCGCGCGCCCAAGCCGCGCGCCATCGTCGAGTGCGGCTCGTCCTCCAACCCCAACTACGGCTGCACGGACGAACGTCAGGACGCGGTCGCCGCCTACACCCAGGCGCTCGCCTGGTACATCACCCGGGACGACCGGCACGCCCGGAAGGCGATCGAGATCATGGACGCCTGGTCGGCCGTGATCAAGGACCACACGAACTCCAACGCGCCGCTCCAGACCGGCTGGGCCGGCTCCTCCTGGCCCCGGGCCGCCGAGATCATCAAGCACACCTACACCGGCGGCTGGGCGAACTCCGGCCGCTTCGCGACCATGCTCCGCACCGTCTATCTCCCCGAGATCATCAACGGCGCCGCGACGAAGAACGGCAACTGGGAACTCATCATGACCGAGGCCGCGCTCGGCATCGCCGTCCATCTGGAGGACCGCGCTGCCTACGACAAGGCCGTGAAGACCTATCTCGGCCGGGTCCCCGCGTACATCTATCTGTCCACCGACGGCGCCACGCCCAAGCCGCCGCCGAACAGCAGCATCGACACCCGCGACGAGATCGTGAAGTACTGGCAGGGCCAGTCCACCTTCGCCGACGGCCTCTCCCAGGAGACCTGCCGGGACTTCGGCCACACCGGCTGGGGCCTCGCCGCCGCCGTCCACACCGCCGAGACCAGCCGGATCCAGGGCGCGGACCTCTACCCGCAGGTCTCCGAACGGCTGCGGCACGCGCTCGGCTTCCACACCAAGTACGAGAACGGCACGGCGATCCCGTCCTGGCTCTGCGGCGGCACGGTGAAGCCGGGCCTCGGGCGGGTGACGGAGGTCGGCTTCAATGCCCTCAGCGGGCGCATGGGGATCTCCATGACCAACACGCAGATCTACACCGAGGGGCACCGGCCCTCCGGAACGGACAACTACTTCGTCTCCTGGGAGACCCTGACGCACGCGGGGAACCCGAACTGA
- the glgP gene encoding alpha-glucan family phosphorylase, whose product MKAIRRFTVRPVLPDTLRPLTELARNLRWSWHEPTRELFDSLAPVTGSCDDADRAGRPGARCGEDVDPVRLLSSVSADRLAALAADQDFLARLRAAAEDLDHYLHAPRWYQEQSGRLPASIGYFSPEFGVTAALPQYSGGLGILAGDHLKAASDLGVPLVGVGLLYRHGYFRQSLSREGWQQEHYPVLDPGELPVSLLRENDGTPTRVTLALPGGRSLHAHIWIAQVGRVPLLMLDSDVEENAPAEREVTDRLYGGGSEHRLLQEMLLGIGGVRAVRTYCRLTGTPAPEVFHTNEGHAGFLGLERIRELAGDGLDFDAALETVRAGTVFTTHTPVPAGIDRFERSIVARYLGEDGELPGVDVGRILALGDETPLGGEHGLFNMAAMGLRLAQRANGVSTLHGAVSRGMFAGLWPGFDPEEVPIGSITNGVHAPTWTAPEVGRCSAGADDRELWELRRTLREQLVTEVRERLRASWRQRGAAAAELGWTDSVLDPDVLTIGFARRVPSYKRLTLMLRDPDRLRALLLHPERPVQLVVAGKAHPADHGGKRLVQELVRFADDPRVRHRIVFLPDYGMAMARKLYPGCDVWLNNPLRPLEACGTSGMKAALNGCLNLSVLDGWWDEWFEPDFGWAIPTADGAAATDEERRDDLEAAALYELIERRVAPRFYDRGADGVPARWTEMVRRTLGDLGPRVLADRMVREYVEKLYAPAALAHRALPVRTARELADWKGRVRGAWPKVALDHIEIGEVGEDLADAELGATTAVRVRVALGELRSDDVEVQAVAGRVTPDDALVDTRVCTLKPAGGPDLEGRVPYEGSLVLDRTGPYGCTVRVLPSHSLLASPAELGLVALPTETTVEGAGVLMR is encoded by the coding sequence GTGAAGGCAATCCGTCGATTCACCGTGCGTCCCGTCCTCCCCGACACCCTTCGACCCCTCACCGAACTGGCGCGGAACCTGCGCTGGTCCTGGCATGAGCCGACCCGTGAACTCTTCGACTCCCTCGCCCCCGTCACCGGCTCCTGCGACGACGCCGACCGCGCCGGCCGGCCGGGGGCCCGCTGCGGCGAGGACGTCGACCCGGTTCGACTCCTCAGCTCCGTCTCCGCCGACCGCCTCGCCGCACTCGCCGCCGACCAGGACTTCCTGGCCCGGCTGCGCGCAGCGGCCGAGGACCTCGACCACTATCTGCACGCCCCCCGCTGGTACCAGGAGCAGAGCGGAAGGCTGCCCGCCTCGATCGGGTACTTCTCACCCGAGTTCGGGGTCACCGCGGCCCTGCCGCAGTACTCCGGCGGCCTCGGCATCCTGGCCGGCGACCACCTCAAGGCCGCCAGCGACCTCGGCGTCCCTCTCGTCGGCGTCGGTCTGCTCTACCGGCACGGCTACTTCCGGCAGTCCCTCTCCCGCGAGGGCTGGCAGCAGGAGCACTACCCCGTCCTCGACCCCGGCGAGCTGCCCGTCTCACTGCTCCGCGAGAACGACGGCACGCCCACCCGGGTCACCCTCGCCCTCCCCGGCGGCCGCAGTCTGCACGCCCACATCTGGATCGCGCAGGTCGGCCGTGTGCCGCTGCTCATGCTCGACTCCGACGTCGAGGAGAACGCGCCCGCCGAACGCGAGGTCACCGACCGGCTGTACGGCGGCGGCAGCGAGCACCGGCTGCTCCAGGAGATGCTCCTCGGCATCGGCGGTGTCCGGGCCGTCCGCACGTACTGCCGGCTCACCGGCACCCCCGCGCCCGAGGTGTTCCACACCAACGAGGGCCACGCCGGCTTCCTCGGCCTCGAACGCATTCGAGAACTGGCGGGCGACGGGCTCGACTTCGACGCCGCCCTGGAGACCGTCCGCGCGGGAACGGTCTTCACCACCCACACGCCCGTCCCCGCGGGCATCGACCGCTTCGAGCGCAGCATCGTCGCCCGCTACCTCGGCGAGGACGGCGAGCTGCCCGGCGTCGACGTGGGCCGCATCCTCGCCCTCGGCGACGAGACCCCGCTCGGCGGCGAGCACGGGCTCTTCAACATGGCCGCCATGGGCCTGCGGCTCGCGCAGCGCGCCAACGGCGTCTCCACCCTCCACGGGGCCGTCAGCCGCGGGATGTTCGCCGGTCTGTGGCCCGGCTTCGACCCGGAGGAGGTGCCGATCGGCTCGATCACCAACGGGGTCCACGCGCCGACGTGGACCGCGCCCGAAGTCGGCCGCTGTTCGGCGGGGGCCGACGACCGGGAGCTGTGGGAGCTGCGCAGGACCCTGCGCGAACAGCTCGTGACCGAGGTACGGGAACGGCTGCGGGCCTCCTGGCGGCAGCGGGGCGCCGCGGCCGCCGAACTCGGCTGGACGGACTCCGTCCTCGACCCCGACGTGCTCACCATCGGCTTCGCGCGCCGGGTCCCCTCGTACAAAAGGCTCACGCTGATGCTGCGCGACCCCGACCGGCTGCGGGCCCTGCTCCTGCACCCGGAGCGGCCGGTGCAGCTCGTCGTCGCGGGCAAGGCGCACCCCGCCGACCACGGTGGCAAGCGGCTCGTGCAGGAGCTGGTGCGGTTCGCTGACGATCCGCGGGTGCGGCACCGGATCGTCTTCCTGCCCGACTACGGCATGGCCATGGCGCGCAAGCTGTACCCGGGCTGCGACGTCTGGCTCAACAACCCGCTGCGCCCCCTGGAGGCCTGCGGGACCAGCGGGATGAAGGCCGCCCTGAACGGCTGTCTCAACCTGTCGGTCCTGGACGGTTGGTGGGACGAGTGGTTCGAGCCCGACTTCGGCTGGGCGATCCCGACGGCCGACGGGGCGGCGGCGACGGACGAGGAGCGCCGGGACGACCTGGAGGCGGCCGCGCTCTACGAGCTGATCGAGCGCCGTGTCGCCCCGCGCTTCTACGACCGGGGCGCGGACGGGGTGCCGGCCCGCTGGACGGAGATGGTCCGCCGAACGCTGGGCGACCTCGGGCCGAGGGTGCTCGCCGACCGGATGGTGCGCGAGTACGTGGAGAAGCTGTACGCCCCGGCGGCCCTGGCCCACCGGGCCCTCCCCGTACGCACCGCCCGGGAGCTGGCCGACTGGAAGGGGCGGGTACGCGGCGCCTGGCCCAAGGTCGCCCTCGACCACATCGAGATCGGTGAGGTCGGCGAGGACCTGGCCGACGCGGAGCTCGGTGCGACGACGGCGGTACGGGTACGGGTGGCGCTCGGCGAACTGCGGTCGGACGACGTGGAGGTCCAGGCGGTCGCCGGCCGGGTCACCCCCGACGACGCGCTCGTCGACACCCGGGTGTGCACGCTGAAGCCCGCGGGCGGACCGGATCTGGAAGGCCGGGTGCCGTACGAGGGCTCCCTCGTCCTGGACCGGACCGGCCCCTATGGCTGCACGGTCCGGGTGCTGCCCTCCCATTCGTTGCTCGCTTCGCCGGCGGAGCTGGGTCTGGTGGCCCTGCCGACGGAGACGACGGTGGAGGGGGCAGGCGTTCTGATGCGCTGA
- a CDS encoding FAD-dependent monooxygenase, with the protein MAHGTPYEPSLPDGGRGLPGGGLLHVVVAGGGIAGLTSALALHAAGFDRVTVVESARENRCAGAGLNLLPPAVRELDALGLLPRLEAGALRTRELRYYHRSGGLISREPRGLGAGYRWPQLSIHRAHLQQVLADAVRERLGAAALVTGVRVTRVEPLPDGRPRVQLEHRDGARRGRASLEPDVLVGADGIRSAVRAALNPGEGSPPWNGQLVWRGVSRMPARAVGSFMFIAGDDRQKAVVYPVRRAGSDVLVNWALARPADAADEEYRGDWNRPIPVETFLHHYEGWEFDGVSVPEVLRAADAAHEYPMVDREPLDRWSHGRTTLIGDAAHAMYPIGSNGATQSVVDARALAHALALHRDPAEALAAYERDRRPATTALQLANRRLGPEVVIDLAYQRAPHGFTDIHEVIPAAELAAIAARYAATGACEPTAVNQGSPYTVPLGALP; encoded by the coding sequence ATGGCCCACGGCACCCCGTACGAGCCCTCCCTCCCGGACGGTGGGCGCGGTCTGCCCGGCGGTGGGCTTCTGCACGTCGTCGTCGCCGGAGGCGGTATCGCCGGGCTCACCAGCGCCCTCGCCCTGCACGCCGCCGGATTCGACCGTGTGACCGTCGTCGAGTCCGCCAGGGAGAACCGGTGCGCAGGCGCCGGCCTCAACCTCCTGCCGCCCGCCGTCCGTGAGCTCGACGCGCTCGGGCTGCTCCCGCGCCTCGAAGCCGGTGCCCTGCGCACCCGCGAACTGCGCTACTACCACCGCTCCGGCGGCCTGATCTCCCGTGAGCCGCGGGGGCTCGGCGCCGGGTACCGCTGGCCCCAGCTCTCGATCCACCGCGCCCATCTCCAGCAGGTCCTCGCCGACGCGGTACGGGAACGGCTCGGCGCGGCCGCCCTGGTCACCGGGGTCCGGGTCACCCGGGTGGAGCCGCTGCCCGACGGCCGGCCCCGTGTCCAGTTGGAGCACCGCGACGGCGCCCGGCGCGGCCGGGCCTCCCTGGAACCCGATGTGCTCGTCGGCGCGGACGGCATCCGCTCCGCCGTCAGGGCCGCGCTGAACCCCGGCGAGGGCAGCCCGCCCTGGAACGGGCAGCTCGTGTGGCGCGGCGTCTCGCGGATGCCGGCCCGCGCCGTCGGCTCGTTCATGTTCATCGCGGGCGACGACCGGCAGAAGGCCGTGGTCTACCCGGTGCGCCGGGCGGGCAGCGACGTCCTGGTGAACTGGGCGCTCGCCCGGCCCGCCGACGCCGCGGACGAGGAGTATCGGGGGGACTGGAACCGCCCCATCCCTGTAGAAACGTTCCTGCACCACTACGAGGGGTGGGAGTTCGACGGCGTCAGCGTGCCGGAGGTGCTGAGGGCCGCCGACGCCGCCCATGAGTACCCGATGGTCGACCGCGAGCCCCTCGACCGGTGGAGCCACGGCCGTACCACCCTGATCGGCGACGCGGCCCACGCGATGTACCCGATCGGGTCCAACGGAGCCACCCAGTCCGTCGTCGACGCCCGGGCCCTCGCCCACGCCCTCGCGCTCCATCGTGACCCGGCGGAGGCCCTCGCCGCGTACGAGCGCGACCGCAGACCCGCCACCACCGCACTCCAGCTCGCCAACCGGCGGCTCGGCCCCGAGGTCGTCATCGATCTGGCGTACCAGCGGGCCCCGCACGGGTTCACCGACATCCACGAGGTGATCCCCGCCGCCGAGCTGGCCGCGATCGCCGCCCGCTACGCGGCCACCGGCGCCTGCGAACCGACCGCCGTCAACCAGGGCTCGCCCTACACCGTGCCGCTGGGAGCGCTGCCCTGA
- a CDS encoding monodechloroaminopyrrolnitrin synthase PrnB family protein, giving the protein MALYDLVAPRLEERGDPRYCLADICAADPLGADAVLAALPAMNADADAPALTVALRTLVPDPDLAAEWSVIDALAAMRDLGILLGSLKRHGLQPVAAVPEVLPVLELLGRRTDMVPRDTVHHYTTWNPSGPRRRMYTGHPMEAHLQEAVRMVFPGLVAALDTCSRLARLEPYDPGFACALDRIGQHLRSMVDSIDHTVTHVSPEFFALTLRPYFEEVDVAGRDYLGPAAAQVPLWLVDLTLWQCDRSNPVYDAFLAGSIHYSLPSWRDFHARHAGGVSAVSKLSAAISWENVERLPPQLAASAQALGRVLRILKTFRARHLGVARKAYADDLRLYDEGSGGAPITLLRSILDLTRDNETMARHATGTRSDCATLSRSDRSDRSDRSDRSDRSDRSDRSDGDRSGRASGPRSGGSSC; this is encoded by the coding sequence TTGGCCCTGTACGACCTTGTCGCGCCCCGACTCGAGGAACGCGGCGACCCTCGCTACTGCTTAGCCGACATATGCGCCGCCGACCCGCTCGGCGCCGACGCCGTCCTCGCCGCGTTGCCCGCGATGAACGCCGACGCCGACGCGCCCGCGCTCACGGTCGCCCTGCGCACCCTCGTCCCCGACCCCGACCTGGCCGCCGAGTGGAGCGTGATCGACGCGCTCGCCGCGATGCGCGACCTCGGCATCCTGCTCGGCTCGCTCAAACGTCACGGCCTCCAGCCCGTGGCCGCCGTCCCCGAAGTCCTCCCGGTCCTCGAACTCCTGGGCCGCCGCACCGACATGGTGCCCCGCGACACCGTGCACCACTACACGACCTGGAACCCGTCCGGCCCCCGCCGGCGGATGTACACCGGCCACCCCATGGAGGCCCATCTCCAGGAAGCCGTCCGGATGGTGTTCCCCGGACTCGTCGCCGCCCTCGACACCTGCTCCCGGCTCGCCCGGCTCGAACCGTACGACCCCGGCTTCGCCTGCGCCCTCGACCGCATCGGCCAGCACCTCCGGTCGATGGTCGACTCCATCGACCACACGGTCACCCATGTCAGCCCGGAGTTCTTCGCGCTCACCCTGCGCCCCTACTTCGAGGAGGTCGACGTCGCGGGACGTGACTACCTCGGCCCCGCCGCGGCCCAGGTCCCGCTCTGGCTGGTCGATCTGACGCTCTGGCAGTGCGACCGCTCGAACCCGGTCTACGACGCGTTCCTCGCCGGCTCCATCCATTACAGCCTGCCGTCCTGGCGGGACTTCCACGCCCGGCATGCGGGCGGTGTCTCCGCCGTCAGCAAGCTTTCCGCGGCCATCAGCTGGGAGAACGTCGAGCGGCTGCCCCCGCAACTGGCCGCCTCCGCACAAGCGCTCGGCCGGGTGCTCCGCATCCTCAAGACCTTCCGCGCCCGCCACCTGGGCGTCGCCCGCAAGGCGTACGCGGACGACCTGCGGCTCTACGACGAGGGGAGCGGCGGCGCCCCGATCACCCTGCTGCGTTCGATCCTCGACCTGACCCGGGACAACGAGACGATGGCGCGCCATGCGACCGGAACCCGCTCGGACTGCGCGACTCTCAGCCGCTCGGACCGCTCGGACCGCTCGGACCGCTCGGACCGCTCGGACCGCTCGGACCGCTCGGACCGCTCGGACGGAGATCGTTCCGGTCGCGCGAGCGGCCCCCGTTCCGGCGGATCGTCGTGTTGA